In Equus caballus isolate H_3958 breed thoroughbred chromosome 7, TB-T2T, whole genome shotgun sequence, one DNA window encodes the following:
- the OR10D5F gene encoding olfactory receptor family 10 subfamily D member 5F, giving the protein MRNHTPVTEFLLMGIPHTKGLENVLFVFFLAFYLLTLLGNLLILLAILTSSNLHTPMYFFLGNLSVFDIFFPSVSSPKMMFYLMGQSQTISYQGCASQLFFYHFLGCAECFLYTVMAYDRFAAICHPLRYTVIMNHRLCTIMTLGTWMGSCLHASVLTFLIFKLPYCGPNEVDHFFCDIPVVLPLACADTSLAQTVSFINVGVVTLICFLLILTSYTRIIISILKMSSSEGRHRAFTTCSAHLTSILLFYGPVIFIYLQPVSSSWLDSVVQVLNNIVTPSLNPLIYTLRNKDVKLTLRKVLIQRVHTCGA; this is encoded by the coding sequence ATGAGGAATCACACTCCTGTAACTGAGTTCCTCCTCATGGGAATCCCTCACACAAAAGGGCTGGAAAATGtgctctttgtcttctttctggcCTTCTACTTGCTCACTCTTCTGGGGAACTTGCTCATTCTTCTCGCCATCCTCACTTCCTCCaacctccacactcccatgtatttCTTCTTGGGAAACTTGTCAGTGTTtgacatattttttccttcagtgagTTCCCCCAAAATGATGTTTTACCTGATGGGGCAAAGCCAAACCATCTCTTACCAGGGCTGTGCATCCCAGCTCTTCTTTTACCACTTCCTGGGTTGCGCTGAGTGTTTCCTGTACAccgtgatggcctatgaccgttTTGCAGCCATCTGTCACCCCTTGCGATACACAGTCATCATGAACCACAGGCTGTGCACCATCATGACTCTAGGCACCTGGATGGGGAGCTGTCTGCATGCATCTGTCCTCACATTCCTTATCTTTAAGTTACCCTATTGTGGCCCCAATGAGGTggaccatttcttctgtgatatcCCTGTGGTGCTGCCCCTGGCCTGTGCAGACACCTCTCTAGCTCAAACAGTGAGTTTCATCAATGTAGGTGTTGTTACActcatctgttttcttcttatcCTCACTTCTTATACTCGCATCATTATCTCTATATTGAAAATGAGCTCCTCAGAAGGCAGGCACAGAGCCTTCACCACCTGCAGTGCCCATCTGACTTCCATCCTGCTCTTCTATGGACCTGTGATCTTCATTTATCTCCAACCTGTCTCCAGCTCTTGGCTGGATTCTGTGGTTCAAGTCTTGAATAATATTGTTACTCCTTCGCTGAATCCTCTGATATATACCTTGAGAAACAAGGATGTGAAGTTGACTCTGAGAAAAGTACTAATCCAACGAGTACATACTTGTGGGGCATAA